One window of Aspergillus oryzae RIB40 DNA, chromosome 3 genomic DNA carries:
- a CDS encoding coronin (actin-binding protein Coronin, contains WD40 repeats) — protein MPDRELVLAELISLSPAAGMRVRAGARDCDWECVSHVGDSSLSCRASLPSSHYPSCTKNKQLLVPAYRIHLIPYPPPSTTNRVCHKKPSVTTVLYRHVFGRNTRKEQCYDNLRVSANAWDSNLVKVNPKYLSVNWAAGGGGAFAVIPLEERGKLPEKIPLFRGHTAAVLDTDWNPFNDDLIASGSDDGKALLWRVPENFTLRPDVDLDHVQDIAPVGKLSGHPKKIGHVLFNPAAENVLATSSGDFTVKIWDIEAGAAKLTLNVGDMVYSQSWSANGSLLVTTSRDKKLRIWDARQERPAHEVQGHSGAKNSRVVWLGEHDRIATTGFSRMSDRQLALWDMRAPAEPINGFKVLDSISGVCMPFWDDGTQCLYLAGRGDGNIRYFELENDKFEYLAEYKSADPQRGIAFMPKRGVNMHENEVARAFKTVGDTYIEPISFIVPRRAETFQDDIYPPTVGLTPAMSPSEWFAGKEAIPPKISMASLYEGEGLKEITGVQDKPTETLGAPAAQAEPAPKPAEPTPVKKAPEPEPTPVHKPAPSMKEQGASMAAMVNKFADEEDAEPAAEESSFDEAPKPVEREARTVESASPVKTSAWHQREESRSQTASKPSTPVPAQNNDRSPAASTPVDTSSGFNIPEFTNTAASALHGEIQKLTHMVGPLLNEVHEQKQQIESLTKTIESLETNQEKQIQSLNEKIVALEARLS, from the exons ATGCCTGACCGCGAATTAGTATTAGCCGAGCTCATTTCTCTGAGCCCAGCGGCGGGTATGCGTGTGCGGGCAGGGGCTCGGGATTGCGACTGGGAGTGTGTCAGTCATGTCGGAGACTCAAGTTTATCATGTCGGGCATCATTACCAAGTTCTCATTATCCATCATGTACGAAAAACAAACAATTGCTGGTACCG GCGTATCGTATCCATTTGATACCTTACCCTCCTCCGAGTACAACTAATCGTGTATGCCATAAGAAACCTAGCGTTACCACGGTATTATACC GACACGTCTTCGGGCGGAACACAAGAAAG GAGCAATGTTATGACAACCTCCGCGTGTCCGCAAATGCCTGGGACAGCAATCTCGTCAAG GTCAACCCCAAGTACCTGTCTGTAAACTGGGCagctggtggaggtggtgcttTTGCCGTCATTCCCCTGGAAGAGCGAGGCAAATTGCCTGAGAAAATTCCTCTGTTCCGCGGTCATACTGCAGCAGTCTTGGATACCGACTG GAACCCTTTTAACGATGACCTGATTGCATCCGGTTCCGATGACGGCAAG GCCCTCCTGTGGCGCGTACCCGAAAACTTCACCCTCCGCCCCGATGTCGATCTCGATCATGTTCAGGATATTGCGCCTGTCGGAAAGCTGAGCGGTCACCCGAA GAAAATCGGGCATGTGCTCTTCAACCCTGCGGCAGAAAATGTTTTGGCTACGTCTTCCGGCGACTTCACTGTTAAGATTTGGGATATCGAGGCCGGTGCTGCCAAGCTCACGTTGAATGTGGGCGATATGGTTTATTCACAGTCCTGGAGTGCCAATGGCTCCCTTCTGGTCACCACCTCCCGTGACAAGAAGCTTCGCATCTGGGATGCACGTCAGGAACGTCCCGCGCATGAGGTCCAGGGACACTCGGGTGCAAAGAACAGCCGTGTCGTGTGGCTTGGAGAACATGACCGGATCGCGACCACCGGTTTCTCCAGGATGAGCGACCGCCAGCTCGCATTGTGGGACATGCGCGCTCCTGCGGAGCCCATTAATGGATTCAAGGTCCTTGATTCCATCTCTGGCGTCTGCATGCCCTTCTGGGACGATGGCACCCAGTGCCTGTATTTGGCTGGCAGAGG TGACGGTAACATTCGTTATTTCGAATTGGAGAATGATAAGTTCGAATATCTTGCCGAATACAAGTCGGCCGATCCTCAGCGTGGCATTGCTTTCATGCCGAAGCGTGGTGTTAACATGCACGAGAATGAGGTAGCCCGCGCCTTCAAGACCGTCGGAGATACCTACATTGAGCCGATCTCTTTCATCGTTCCTCGCCGTGCCGAGACCTTCCAGGATGATATTTATCCACCCACAGTCGGCTTGACACCCGCCATGAGCCCATCCGAATGGTTCGCTGGCAAAGAAGCCATCCCGCCGAAGATTTCCATGGCTAGTTTGTATGAAGGAGAGGGTCTGAAGGAGATTACCGGTGTACAAGACAAGCCTACTGAGACCTTGGGTGCCCCTGCAGCTCAGGCAGAACCTGCGCCCAAGCCGGCAGAGCCGACTCCGGTGAAGAAGGCGCCCGAGCCCGAACCAACTCCTGTACATAAGCCTGCCCCGTCCATGAAGGAGCAGGGCGCTTCCATGGCTGCCATGGTGAACAAGTTtgccgacgaggaagacgcGGAGCCCGCAGCTGAGGAGTCCAGTTTTGACGAGGCACCTAAGCCCGTCGAGCGGGAAGCTCGTACCGTAGAGTCTGCCTCGCCAGTCAAGACAAGCGCATGGCACCAAAGGGAGGAGAGCAGGTCACAAACGGCTTCCAAACCGTCAACCCCTGTTCCA GCCCAGAATAATGATCGCTCCCCTGCTGCCAGCACCCCGGTCGATACATCTTCCGGATTCAATATTCCCGAGTTCACCAATACGGCCGCTAGCGCCCTCCATGGCGAAATCCAAAAGCTTACCCACATGGTCGGCCCCCTACTGAATGAAGTCCACGAACAGAAGCAGCAGATCGAGAGTCTGACCAAGACGATTGAATCCCTCGAGACCAACCAAGAGAAACAGATACAAAGCCTGAACGAGAAGATCGTGGCTCTCGAGGCCAGGCTGAGCTAA
- a CDS encoding uncharacterized protein (predicted protein) — translation MVIQLPGQQHRWIPIMRKTQAFWGRERVGDNFTLIPLISQFSQTRHYQEAYMHMSHKVGRELSGILLKNMKGPCDLITRKPPPVPQFLTKDSMITSFNCSTGAEWDQETREKTMEEFFNAFVSRVSQAGQESFGLKETVELYKSRGNHPGSTNRL, via the exons ATGGTCATACAATTGCCCGGCCAGCAACATCGTTGGATACCCATCATGAGGAAGACTCAAGCATTttggggaagagaaagggtaGGCGACAATTTCACTTTGATTCCCCTGATTTCGCAATTCTCGCAAACCCGTCATTATCAGGAAGCATACATGCACATGTCCCACAAGGTCGGTCGGGAGCTCAGCGGTATTCTTCTCAAGAATATGAAGGGCCCGTGCGACCTGATTACC AGGAAACCTCCTCCTGTGCCTCAGTTTCTCACGAAAGATTCCATGATCACCTCTTTTAACTGCTCTACAGGTGCCGAATGGGACCAGGAAACACGcgagaagacgatggaagaGTTCTTCAACGCCTTTGTCTCTCGAGTAAGTCAGGCTGGCCAAGAGAGTTTCGGGCTCAAAGAAACCGTGGAGCTGTACAAATCAAGAGGTAATCATCCAGGATCCACCAATAGGCTGTAA
- a CDS encoding uncharacterized protein (kinesin (KAR3 subfamily)), which yields MDEFSSRQRLEVETVRADSKKKLDTIVAQHEDQLCELKRRFERELDDEKASRLREINQLTSQTALDTQRSQIELDRKDREIASLQNDVQALQQEIERERKSTQGLRQNLDTASSNSVTLESSIRALKARIEFLESGREEQSQAFERLNQQMMDALAETNATKDKLRKEETLRRKLHNQVQELKGNIRVFCRVRPSLETEPQTGIAQIQYPDASEECKEINVLGLEEKSSLGAVTKKNNNFAFDRVFGPSTQNAEVFDEISQLVQSALDGYNVCIFCYGQTGSGKTYTMSSLDGMIPRAVHQIYETATSLKEKGWRYTMEGNFVEVYNENLNDLLGKAEELDKKKHEIRHDMQRGKTIITDVTTVRLDSPEMVENILKRAAANRSVAATKANERSSRSHSVFILKLIGENDITGERSEGTLNLVDLAGSERLSHSGATGERLRETQNINRSLSCLGDVIAALGQGKDGGHIPYRNSKLTYLLQFSLGGNSKTLMFVMVSPLQAHLAETLTSLKFATKVHNTHIGTAKRQARVRDC from the exons ATGGATGAGTTCAGTTCGCGCCAACGGCTCGAAGTTGAGACCGTAAGAGCTGATAGCAAGAAGAAACTAGATACCATAGTTGCGCAGCATGAAGACCAGCTCTGCGAATTGAAACGGCGATTCGAACGTGAATTGGACGACGAAAAGGCCTCGCGACTTCGTGAGATCAATCAACTTACATCGCAGACCGCCTTGGATACACAACGTTCCCAGATTGAGCTAGACAGGAAAGATCGGGAAATCGCCTCGCTCCAGAACGACGTGCAAGCCCTACAACAAGAAATTGAGCGAGAGCGCAAGAGCACCCAAGGTCTCCGGCAGAACCTGGACACAGCCAGTAGCAATAGCGTGACGCTAGAGTCGTCGATTCGTGCGCTCAAGGCTCGAATTGAATTCCTGGAGTCCGGCCGTGAGGAGCAATCTCAAGCATTTGAGCGGTTGAATCAACAGATGATGGATGCCCTGGCCGAGACCAACGCCACCAAGGACAAGTTGCGGAAAGAGGAGACCCTCCGAAGAAAACTACACAACCAGGTTCAGGAGCTCAAGGGCAACATCCGGGTTTTTTGCCGTGTTCGACCGTCTTTAGAGACTGAGCCGCAGACGGGCATCGCTCAGATTCAATACCCCGATGCATCTGAAGAGTGCAAGGAGATCAATGTTTTGGgactggaagagaagagcagCCTGGGCGCCgttaccaagaagaacaacaacttCGCCTTTGATCGGGTATTCGGGCCGTCAACCCAGAATGCGGAGGTATTCGATGAGATCAGTCAGCTTGTCCAAAGTGCGCTCGATGGCTACAACGTGTGCATTTTCTGCTATGGACAGACCGGTAGCGGTAAGACCTACACTATGTCTTCGTTGGATGGCATGATTCCACGGGCTGTACACCAAATCTACGAGACTGCCACTAGCCTCAAAGAAAAGGGTTGGAGGTATACTATGGAAGGAAACTTCGTGGAGGTGTACAATGAAAATCTGAACGATCTTTTGGGCAAGGCGGAAGAGctggacaagaagaagcacgAAATCCGGCACGACATGCAACGCGGCAAGACGATCATTACAGATGTTACCACTGTGCGCTTGGATTCGCCCGAGATGGTCGAAAATATCCTTAAACGTGCCGCAGCCAATCGTTCGGTGGCTGCTACAAAGGCCAACGAGAGATCATCGCGGTCTCACTCCGTCTTCATCCTGAAGCTCATCGGCGAGAATGACATTACCGGCGAGCGCAGTGAGGGAACGCTCAATCTGGTGGACTTGGCCGGTAGTGAGCGACTGAGCCACAGCGGTGCAACCGGTGAGCGACTGCGGGAGACGCAGAATATCAACCGTAGTCTGAGCTGCTTGGGCGATGTGATTGCCGCATTAGGTCAAGGCAAGGACGGCGGGCACATTCCCTATCGCAATAGCAAG CTTACCTACCTCCTCCAATTCTCCCTGGGAGGAAACTCGAAGACGCTCATGTTTGTCATGGTGAGTCCACTGCAGGCACATCTGGCCGAGACCTTGACCAGTCTCAAGTTCGCCACAAAGGTGCACAATACCCACATTGGGACAGCTAAGCGACAGGCGCGTGTTCGTGATTGTTAA
- a CDS encoding uncharacterized protein (predicted protein): MGPRDSTEHALRTSSMIATLPRTHSTLHPSSCNSLINALSAGLVPAERESFLPWGTVQEKIYHLDNKAVTKERDNLLQEVQEIVSTGQTRYNMLEFPAPYALAKYLLEQLLLDRKDNQHYSTLIIRPSNIGPALRHPHRFYGFDLKIPLHSYVQSLLRTDNHGIEHLCSIADPKCIIDEVPVDIVANVSLLHLASGTTDIVHATSQLYVPYSLSKVASLVASNMSQTTSMSICQRGGVVLSPKHAEAFFQMLARFNRGWEFSCARSECLRQTITSGPLSLRLDWHDPEEFMRVRIRMLVHKFQKLLFNTSRGPDSALYGECV; this comes from the exons ATGGGCCCGAGGGACAGCACAGAACATG CTTTACGGACGTCTTCTATGATTGCGACGCTCCCACGAACACACTCGACACTACACCCCAGCTCCTGTAACTCCTTGATAAATGCTTTATCGGCGGGACTTGTTCCTGCCGAGCGCGAGAG CTTCCTCCCTTGGGGTACCGTTCAGGAAAAGATCTACCACCTGGACAACAAGGCTGTTACGAAGGAGAGAGACAATCTCCTGCAGGAGGTACAGGAGATCGTCTCCACTGGACAGACGCGCTACAATATGCTCGAGTTTCCTGCCCCCTACGCCCTGGCCAAGTACCTCCTGGAGCAGCTGCTCCTAGATCGCAAAGACAATCAACATTATTCCACCCTGATTATCCGTCCCTCCAACATTGGTCCTGCCCTCCGGCACCCGCACAGATTCTACGGCTTCGACCTGAAAATTCCCCTTCACTCCTATGTTCAATCACTTCTACGGACGGACAATCATGGAATTGAACATTTATGTAGCATAGCTGACCCGAAGTGCATCATAGACGAAGTACCCGTGGATATTGTTGCCAATGtttccctcctccatctAGCATCCGGCACCACTGATATTGTTCATGCAACTTCACAGCTCTATGTCCCTTACAGCCTTTCGAAAGTGGCCTCCCTGGTCGCCTCCAACATGTCCCAGACTACTTCCATGAGCATCTGTCAGCGAGGTGGTGTCGTTCTGTCTCCGAAGCACGCAGAGGCATTTTTCCAAATGTTGGCCAGGTTCAACCGCGGGTGGGAGTTTAGTTGTGCTCGCTCAGAGTGCCTCCGGCAAACCATTACCTCTGGGCCTTTAAGTCTGCGACTCGATTGGCACGACCCAGAGGAATTCATGCGTGTGCGGATTCGAATGCTTGTGCACAAGTTTCAGAAGCTGTTGTTCAATACTTCGCGTGGCCCCGATTCTGCTTTATACGGGGAGTGTGTCTAG
- a CDS encoding uncharacterized protein (predicted protein) produces the protein MKFISVVALLAPVVLAAPQARDDSGWIGLIKEQCPNMSEQCVGIAMEAHKPLSDIGQITQAMPACTPAYVECINLIAGDASDVSTFPQDVTQGELATCLQRIAPDHIKYFLDNDRAYTPIPYNQNCALRELHRVAHVELGPLA, from the exons ATGAAG TTCATCTCTGTTGTCGCTCTCCTAGCCCCCGTCGTCCTGGCCGCCCCGCAGGCGAGGGATGACAGTGGCTGGATCGGACTCATCAAGGAACAG TGCCCTAATATGTCAGAGCAGTGTGTTGGTATTGCTATGGAGGCCCACAAGCCGCTGTCTGATATTGGTCAAATTACACAGGCCATGCCGGCTTGTACCCCAGCCTATGTGGAATGTATCAACCTGATCGCAGGCGACGCTTCTG ATGTTTCTACTTTTCCGCAAGACGTCACTCAAGGAGAGCTCGCTACATGCCTCCAACGAATTGCGCCTGATCATATTAAGTACTTTCTCGACAATGACCGCGCTTACACACCGATTCCGTATAACCAAAACTGTGCATTGCGAGAGCTGCACCGCGTAGCGCACGTTGAACTGGGTCCCTTGGCATAA
- a CDS encoding translation initiation factor eIF-2B subunit family protein (predicted protein) → MRALTKCISFFSHIKITFHHLAPISGSIDPDDSDPLAAAWRELCEETSLTASDLSFWRTGKPFTFSDPSIGREWTVHPFAFRLKDPAEGGQGEEAIRTDWEHEEWQWYDPRTVLEDESLNTVPRLQDSLRRVWFEGITNERAGRALATGLERLRADHESGAHELTAIALTIFRDFIVYTQNHLDAEWWEMIRMAAWHLIKNGRESMGAATQNAILSVLAEIEEIMEQKTGTEQKWDRILALIDFHLRNRADTAQQVKQSFISYLQSHFSSGGAQKDRLTMLTISSSSTIRDSILEAYDALGIQTLELRVLESRPLFEGASLASSILSTFKSQSKSPDKHLHITMYTDASAALAAKDADIVLLGADRISATRGVSNKTGSLPLVLSAKHVTPDVRIVVLSDMEKVNGFAGVIDDELTEGNDPFEVASAWSSDGVKGIQVLEKGVRESKSEQENSSVTVENTYFEWVPLDMVDAFICEEGILEKDSIQEKSRKLGERADRYFGNL, encoded by the exons ATGCGCGCACTGACCAAGTGcatttcattcttctctcatATCAAGATCACGTT TCATCACCTTGCCCCTATCTCCGGTAGCATCGATCCCGATGATTCCGACCCTCTCGCAGCGGCGTGGCGTGAATTGTGCGAAGAAACCTCCCTCACCGCATCGGATCTCAGCTTCTGGCGCACTGGCAAGCCATTCACCTTCAGCGACCCGTCCATCGGTCGAGAATGGACCGTTCACCCGTTCGCTTTCCGTCTCAAAGATCCCGCAGAAGGGGGACAGGGGGAGGAGGCTATCCGCACTGACTGGGAACATGAAGAGTGGCAATGGTACGATCCTCGCACGGTGCTCGAAGACGAAAGCCTGAACACCGTTCCGCGTCTGCAAGACAGTTTAAGAAGAGTCTGGTTTGAGGGCATAACCAATGAGCGAGCGGGAAGGGCTCTTGCGACTGGTCTGGAACGGCTGCGAGCGGACCATGAGAGCGGCGCGCATGAACTGACTGCGATAGCGTTGACGATCTTTCGCGATTTTATCGTGTACACGCAAAATCACCTCGATGCTGAATGGTGGGAGATGATTCGAATGGCGGCGTGGCATCTCATCAAAAACGGACGAGAAAGCATGGGTGCAGCCACGCAGAACGCCATTCTATCCGTTCTAGCGGAGATAGAAGAGATCATGGAGCAGAAGACCGGTACTGAACAGAAGTGGGATCGGATCCTGGCTCTGATCGATTTTCATCTGAGGAATCGCGCCGATACTGCACAGCAGGTCAAGCAGTCCTTCATCTCCTACCTTCAATCCCACTTTTCGTCGGGTGGCGCACAAAAGGATCGGCTTACCATgctcaccatctcctccagttCCACTATCCGGGACAGTATTCTGGAAGCGTACGACGCGCTCGGGATCCAAACACTTGAACTACGGGTCCTCGAGTCCAGGCCGCTTTTCGAGGGCGCCAGCCTCGCCTCGTCTATCTTGTCGACGTTCAAATCCCAGTCGAAATCCCCCGACAAACATTTGCATATCACCATGTACACCGATGCATCAGCTGCACTGGCCGCCAAAGACGCCGATATCGTCTTGCTTGGTGCGGACCGCATTTCCGCCACCAGGGGGGTCAGCAACAAAACCGGGTCCCTGCCGTTGGTGCTCAGCGCGAAGCATGTCACCCCAGATGTGCGAATTGTCGTGCTCAGCGACATGGAGAAAGTCAACGGATTTGCCGGGGTAATTGACGACGAACTCACCGAGGGCAATGATCCATTCGAGGTGGCGAGCGCATGGAGCAGCGACGGCGTCAAGGGCATACAGGTGCTAGAGAAGGGGGTGAGAGAGAGCAAGTCGGAGCAGGAGAATTCGTCTGTCACGGTGGAGAACACCTACTTCGAATGGGTTCCTCTGGACATGGTGGATGCCTTCATCTGTGAAGAGGGGATCCTTGAGAAGGACAGTATCCAGGAGAAGTCCCGTAAGTTGGGAGAGAGGGCTGATCGGTACTTTGGTAATCTATAA
- a CDS encoding GFA family protein (predicted protein), which yields MTSTLQRTLYNSTYRPRLNLSLSQFSRPNLYCSSSIHFFQSPPRAMPTYPGSCYCRDIEYELSLASPDDARTSLCHCKSCKKAFGTNYGLTAKIPKDALRLIKGAPKEHVADNGSGSLIHREFCSNCGSFICEYGDAVKDQFRYLCVGSLDDPEALPPKGEFFCSSRANWMPEIPGRSSMSFSAMCMVANELRRIS from the exons ATGACGTCAACCCTCCAGCGAACCCTATACAACTCGACATATCGCCCGCGACTGAACTTGTCTCTCAGCCAATTCAGCAGGCCGAACCTCTATTGTAGTAGCTCCATACACTTCTTCCAATCACCCCCAAGAGCCATGCCGACGTACCCTGGATCGTGTTACTGCCGGGATATCGAGTACGAACTGTCCCTCGCCTCACCCGATGACGCACGGACTTCTCTCTGTCACTGTAAAAGCTGCAAA AAAGCTTTCGGAACAAACTACGGCCTAACCGCGAAGATCCCCAAAGACGCTCTCCGACTCATCAAAGGCGCCCCCAAGGAACATGTGGCCGACAATGGGTCTGGATCGCTGATTCATCGCGAGTTTTGTTCCAATTGTGGCAGTTTTATCTGTGAATATGGG GATGCCGTCAAGGATCAGTTCCGCTACCTATGCGTTGGGTCCCTGGATGATCCCGAAGCGCTGCCACCAAAGGGCgagttcttctgcagctcCAGGGCCAACTGGATGCCAGAGATCCCCGGTAGGTCTTCCATGTCGTTCTCCGCGATGTGTATGGTTGCTAATGAGCTCAGACGTATTTCATAA
- a CDS encoding phosphoribulokinase/uridine kinase family protein (predicted panthothenate kinase/uridine kinase-related protein) produces the protein MEEEYTRIADIIRHRAKTHDKKRYLVAIAGVPGSGKTTTATAIAQRLNSGQTRIQTELVSMDGFHLSRATLDQLPNREEAYIRRGAPWTFDAARFIAFVHQLRQWTDTFSDETIYAPAFHHETKDPVEDGVMISSDASIVIIEGNYLLLDEPDWRDVARLVDYRVFVDTDLQEARDRVAKRHVSAGIEKTIEDGYRRVDSNDYLNALTIRDKLIQPDMVVRSITEVSS, from the coding sequence atggaggaggagtATACGCGCATCGCGGACATCATTCGCCACCGGGCTAAAACCCATGACAAGAAGCGATATCTCGTCGCCATCGCCGGCGTGCCTGGCTCTGGCAAGACAACAACGGCAACTGCCATTGCACAGCGTCTGAATTCAGGGCAAACCCGTATCCAGACCGAGCTGGTCTCTATGGACGGCTTCCACCTGTCGCGGGCGACACTGGACCAGCTCCCGAATCGAGAGGAGGCATATATCCGGCGTGGAGCGCCGTGGACCTTTGATGCTGCCCGATTCATTGCCTTCGTTCACCAATTACGGCAGTGGACAGATACATTTTCCGACGAAACCATATATGCGCCCGCTTTCCATCATGAAACCAAAGATCCAGTGGAGGATGGTGTCATGATATCCAGCGACGCTTCGATCGTCATCATTGAAGGAAACTATCTCCTCCTGGATGAACCTGATTGGCGTGACGTCGCACGACTAGTTGACTACCGTGTATTCGTCGACACGGACCTGCAAGAAGCACGGGACCGTGTGGCAAAGCGTCACGTCAGCGCGGGGATAGAAAAAACGATAGAAGATGGGTATCGGCGGGTGGATAGTAACGACTACCTGAATGCGCTTACAATCCGGGACAAGCTGATCCAGCCAGATATGGTGGTTCGTAGCATCACCGAGGTATCATCATAA
- a CDS encoding uncharacterized protein (predicted protein): MVHIRLASVALLHSLLLTYGLAEDTKLSESLVGCDEVSCPKENAHDRCTVGEKTFLGIGLSRIPNVPSTLEGLSLIKGVNISEGGEGKRKFNSAYYLGTPSELDVNDLSGCVVAFNDPPEKQFDGPVKTGKDRNITEVQAARGTCPDIIEQECIDTLTERARSVTNATSNGGVCATLERELRRNAFEECRDLGGKGRGLGNFTVTSFGNLSTVRNSTDCWPVKPKSDDLALITENTAVGNNTAASMYQEAWKITPVLTVFIGKGNNSLVEKASSQMTCLKVVTEENPEEAENGSESSASMLSTNPRVAGIAVLIAAAWVAL, from the exons ATGGTCCACATAAGACTGGCCAGCGTTGCCCTTCTCCATTCGTTACTTCTTACCTATGGTCTTGCTGAGGATACCAAGCTCTCTGAGAGCCTCGTAGGCTGCGATGAAGTCTCATGTCCCAAAGAAAATGCCCATGATCGCTGCACAGTCGGCGAGAAGACATTTCTAGGCATCGGCCTATCTCGCATCCCCAACGTCCCCTCAACACTCGAAGGCCTATCCCTTATCAAGGGTGTCAACATCTCGGAAGGTGGCGAGGGAAAACGGAAGTTCAATTCAGCATATTACCTCGGAACACCGTCAGAGCTCGACGTCAATGACTTAAGCGGCTGTGTCGTGGCCTTCAACGATCCTCCTGAGAAACAATTCGACGGTCCCGTAAAAACAGGCAAGGATAGAAACATCACAGAAGTCCAAGCGGCACGCGGTACTTGTCCGGACATCATTGAGCAGGAGTGTATCGATACGCTTACGGAGCGGGCGCGCAGCGTTACTAATGCCACTTCAAATGGGGGCGTGTGCGCGACGTTGGAGCGCGAGCTGAGAAGGAATGCATTTGAGGAGTGTCGGGATCTCGGTGGTAAGGGTAGGGGGCTGGGGAACTTTACCGTTACTTCGTTTGGGAATCTTTCGACCGTGAGGAATTCGACGGATTGCTGGCCTGTTAAGCCCAAATCTGATGATTTAGCTCTGATAACGGAGAACACTGCTGTG GGGAACAATACAGCGGCTTCAATGTACCAAGAGGCCTGGAAGATCACCCCGGTGCTGACCGTATTTATTGGCAAGGGCAATAATAGCCTGGTGGAAAAAGCCTCTTCCCAGATGACATGTTTAAAAGTCGTGACCGAAGAGAACCCCGAAGAGGCGGAGAACGGCTCAGAGAGCTCGGCGTCTATGCTTAGCACTAATCCGCGCGTTGCAGGTATAGCCGTGCTAATAGCTGCCGCCTGGGTAGCACTCTAG
- a CDS encoding uncharacterized protein (predicted protein), whose protein sequence is MSSAMRIAIAGAGGLARYISEEFPKHGHSAIILTRSEKEYFRNRLNITQVITDYSVPSIVTALRDCEILISVILSYAREFIDIHLNLIKACRLSPKCKRFIPSGFFGDIENYPDLPPLYSEIREPILNYIVPKGNLYLMDIGEAFPIDIIRNRIVIPGTGKDAVDVTSTRDLAIALALLAIAPVWKPYVYVSGTKRCWNDLALLIQERYPAMREDLCAFGCCVS, encoded by the exons ATGTCGTCCGCCATGCGTATCGCTATAGCCGGAGCTGGTGGATTAGCCAGATACATCAGCGAGGAATTCCCCAAGCACGGCCACTCGGCAATCATCCTAACCCGCAGCGAGAAAGAATACTTCCGCAACCGCCTAAACATCACCCAAGTGATCACCGACTACTCCGTTCCCTCCATAGTGACTGCACTTAGGGACTGCGAAATACTCATATCTGTGATATTATCGTACGCGAGGGAATTCATCGACATCCACCTGAACCTGATCAAGGCATGCCGGCTTAGTCCGAAATGCAAGCGCTTCATTCCATCCGGGTTCTTCGGCGACATAGAGAACTACCCCGACCTGCCACCATTATATTCCGAGATACGAGAACCCATCC TCAATTACATCGTGCCGAAGGGGAATCTGTACCTCATGGACATCGGTGAAGCATTTCCGATAGACATCATCAGGAACCGGATTGTTATTCCCGGGACGGGAAAGGATGCTGTCGATGTCACCTCCACAAGGGATCTTGCGATTGCGTTGGCGCTTTTAGCTATCGCTCCTGTCTGGAAGCCGTATGTGTATGTATCCGGGACGAAGAGGTGCTGGAATGACCTGGCGCTGTTGATTCAGGAGCGGTATCCGGCGATGCGTGAGG ATTTATGTGCCTTTGGGTGCTGTGTCTCTTGA